The Kitasatospora setae KM-6054 genome contains a region encoding:
- a CDS encoding ROK family protein, producing MTEDGQQQSDGGLAARRGPASQQDMRRQNLALVMRTVVDAHPLSRADVAGRTGLTRTAVSSLVDELIGGGLLLEGELERSGRVGRPGRALAPNGDGPAGLGLEIGVEHLGATVLDLRGEVRVALHRAAPNAGRSAAETLAELAELAERAEREAVGLGLRVVGRVLAVPGSVPLDSPGSRVEHAPNLGWHRVDVAELWPGPGAAPAVENEANLGALAELWQGTGSGTFVHVSAGEGIGGALVLDGRLFRGVQGFAGELGHLTVHPGGHLCSCGARGCLEPYAGLAAVLRSAGVADQLDELVSGGSELTDRQEIDPIAELARRAEAGDAGTRRALRQAGTALGTALAAAVNLIDPATLVLGGGYADLAQWLLPAMREELAALIRVRPWPEEALRASPLGRRGPVLGAALVTVRRLHTDPAALWLPEAG from the coding sequence GTGACAGAGGACGGGCAGCAGCAGTCCGACGGCGGCCTCGCGGCCCGCCGCGGCCCCGCCTCCCAGCAGGACATGCGGCGGCAGAACCTCGCCCTGGTGATGCGGACCGTCGTCGACGCCCACCCGCTCTCCCGCGCCGACGTGGCCGGCCGGACCGGCCTGACCCGCACCGCCGTCTCCAGCCTGGTCGACGAACTCATCGGCGGCGGGCTGCTGTTGGAGGGCGAGCTGGAACGCAGCGGCCGGGTCGGCCGCCCCGGCCGGGCGCTCGCCCCGAACGGCGACGGCCCGGCCGGGCTCGGCCTGGAGATCGGCGTCGAGCACCTCGGCGCGACCGTCCTCGACCTGCGCGGCGAGGTCCGGGTCGCGCTGCACCGCGCCGCCCCGAACGCCGGGCGCTCCGCCGCGGAGACCCTCGCCGAGCTCGCCGAACTCGCCGAGCGGGCCGAGCGCGAGGCCGTCGGGCTCGGCCTGCGGGTGGTCGGCCGGGTGCTCGCCGTGCCGGGCAGCGTCCCGCTCGACAGCCCCGGCAGCCGGGTCGAGCACGCCCCCAACCTCGGCTGGCACCGGGTCGACGTCGCCGAGCTGTGGCCCGGCCCCGGCGCCGCCCCCGCCGTCGAGAACGAGGCCAACCTCGGCGCGCTGGCCGAACTCTGGCAGGGCACCGGCAGCGGCACCTTCGTGCACGTCTCGGCGGGCGAGGGCATCGGCGGCGCGCTCGTCCTGGACGGGCGGCTGTTCCGCGGCGTGCAGGGCTTCGCCGGCGAGCTCGGCCACCTCACCGTCCACCCCGGCGGGCACCTCTGCTCCTGCGGCGCCCGCGGCTGCCTCGAACCGTACGCGGGCCTGGCGGCGGTGCTCCGCTCCGCCGGGGTCGCCGACCAGCTGGACGAACTGGTCTCCGGCGGAAGTGAATTGACGGATCGTCAGGAGATCGATCCGATCGCCGAGTTGGCCCGCCGGGCCGAGGCCGGGGACGCCGGCACCCGGCGCGCGCTGCGGCAGGCGGGCACCGCGCTCGGCACCGCGCTGGCCGCCGCCGTCAACCTGATCGACCCGGCCACGCTCGTCCTCGGCGGCGGCTACGCCGACCTCGCGCAGTGGCTGCTGCCCGCGATGCGGGAGGAGCTGGCCGCGCTGATCCGGGTCCGCCCCTGGCCCGAAGAGGCGCTGCGCGCCTCGCCGTTGGGCCGCCGGGGCCCGGTCCTCGGCGCGGCCCTGGTCACCGTCCGCCGGCTGCACACCGACCCGGCGGCGCTCTGGCTGCCGGAGGCCGGCTGA
- a CDS encoding PstS family phosphate ABC transporter substrate-binding protein has product MRHTAAKAFAALAMTTAALATVSVPAMADPTVTPAAQDIVGAGSDTTQALLNQLSSDYNATIPATTPHLYSWDATGSSSITPKTGASTILRPNGSGAGISALNANTSATLDFARSSRPRSASDPSTILFVAFAKDAVTWSAPSGGLAPANLTTQDLNDIYSCKVGKTDWSNFGGSAGTIKPYLPQLSSGTRSFFLGAIGNPTLGSCVQTYTPEENEGTDAALQTADVIFPYSAGHWVGQANGHVTATDNKGNLTLRSINGVAPLTTAGALNAAFANPTYGRVLNNVVRAAEWNASPATTQSTALRAIFGPTGYICSTPGKAAIANYGYLTLPAAACGLTS; this is encoded by the coding sequence ATGCGTCACACCGCTGCCAAGGCGTTCGCGGCTCTCGCGATGACCACTGCCGCCCTCGCGACCGTCTCGGTCCCGGCGATGGCCGACCCGACCGTTACCCCCGCCGCCCAGGACATCGTCGGTGCGGGTTCGGACACCACGCAGGCTCTGCTCAACCAGCTCTCCAGCGACTACAACGCCACCATCCCGGCCACCACGCCGCACCTGTACAGCTGGGACGCCACCGGCTCCAGCTCGATCACCCCGAAGACCGGCGCCAGCACCATCCTGCGCCCGAACGGCTCCGGCGCCGGCATCTCGGCGCTCAACGCCAACACCAGCGCGACCCTGGACTTCGCCCGCTCCTCCCGCCCCCGCTCGGCCAGCGACCCGTCCACCATCCTGTTCGTGGCGTTCGCCAAGGACGCGGTGACCTGGTCGGCCCCGAGCGGCGGCCTCGCCCCGGCGAACCTGACCACCCAGGACCTCAACGACATCTACTCCTGCAAGGTCGGCAAGACCGACTGGTCGAACTTCGGCGGCTCCGCCGGCACGATCAAGCCCTACCTGCCCCAGCTGAGCTCCGGCACCCGCTCCTTCTTCCTGGGCGCCATCGGCAACCCGACCCTGGGCTCCTGCGTCCAGACCTACACCCCGGAGGAGAACGAGGGCACCGACGCCGCGCTGCAGACCGCGGACGTCATCTTCCCGTACTCCGCCGGCCACTGGGTGGGCCAGGCCAACGGCCACGTCACCGCGACCGACAACAAGGGCAACCTGACCCTGCGCAGCATCAACGGTGTCGCCCCGCTGACCACCGCCGGCGCCCTGAACGCCGCCTTCGCCAACCCGACCTACGGCCGCGTGCTCAACAACGTGGTCCGCGCCGCCGAGTGGAACGCCAGCCCGGCGACCACCCAGAGCACCGCGCTGCGCGCGATCTTCGGCCCGACCGGCTACATCTGCTCCACCCCCGGCAAGGCCGCCATCGCGAACTACGGCTACCTGACCCTGCCGGCCGCCGCCTGTGGCCTGACCAGCTGA
- a CDS encoding LPXTG cell wall anchor domain-containing protein: MHRSIALRAAAVVAAAGLISVAPAAGSAFASRGVYPSQLRQPVPVTAAGFDGEHQKTCAEIPATQDGWHFVLPGNDASFVKLTVVFEPGGQQVVTSFPNNPAGKHAYVGSAKGATLVSAVAEVEGGDQPKFNLSHTCPASVTETTPPPKTPPTENPKPSASESPKGSESPSPSASVSASASVSVSASASASASGSPSRSGSGTPSPSGSTSGPAAGPSASASTGSGPKDGSLAFTGASVIGTTVAGVALLGAGGYLVSRRRKGAHR; the protein is encoded by the coding sequence ATGCACCGATCCATAGCCCTCCGTGCGGCCGCCGTCGTGGCCGCCGCCGGGCTGATATCCGTCGCGCCGGCCGCCGGCTCGGCGTTCGCCTCCAGGGGCGTCTACCCCTCGCAGTTGCGGCAGCCCGTCCCGGTCACCGCCGCCGGGTTCGACGGCGAGCACCAGAAGACCTGCGCCGAGATCCCGGCCACCCAGGACGGCTGGCACTTCGTCCTCCCGGGCAACGACGCCTCGTTCGTCAAGCTCACCGTGGTCTTCGAGCCGGGCGGCCAGCAGGTCGTCACCAGCTTCCCCAACAACCCGGCCGGCAAGCACGCCTACGTGGGGTCCGCCAAGGGCGCCACGCTGGTCTCGGCCGTGGCCGAGGTCGAGGGCGGCGACCAGCCCAAGTTCAACCTCTCGCACACCTGCCCGGCGAGCGTGACCGAGACCACCCCGCCGCCGAAGACCCCGCCGACGGAGAACCCGAAGCCCTCGGCCTCCGAGAGCCCGAAGGGTTCGGAGTCGCCGTCCCCCTCGGCCTCGGTCTCGGCGTCCGCCTCCGTCTCCGTCTCCGCGTCCGCGTCCGCCTCCGCCTCCGGGTCGCCGAGCCGGTCCGGTTCGGGCACCCCGAGCCCCTCGGGCAGCACCTCCGGCCCGGCCGCCGGGCCGAGCGCCTCGGCCTCCACCGGCAGCGGCCCGAAGGACGGCAGCCTGGCCTTCACCGGTGCCAGCGTCATCGGCACCACGGTGGCCGGCGTCGCGCTGCTCGGCGCGGGCGGCTACCTGGTCTCGCGCCGCCGCAAGGGCGCCCACCGCTGA
- a CDS encoding DUF1508 domain-containing protein produces MRGEGLFTERAPNGRFQWQLKAMNGRVVAVSSSVHESSADAERAFAELVALGPALVARITHVRDGLGWTWVVPGPRGNPLVKSSRAYERYATCQNAFRRFMALVARMSDAGAEAPGDGGGGGGGDGGAGDGAGAASGVGSGVGSGVGSGVGS; encoded by the coding sequence GTGCGCGGGGAGGGCCTGTTCACGGAGCGGGCGCCGAACGGGCGGTTCCAGTGGCAGCTCAAAGCGATGAACGGGCGGGTGGTGGCGGTGTCCTCCTCTGTCCACGAGTCGTCCGCCGACGCCGAACGGGCGTTCGCGGAGCTGGTCGCGCTGGGACCTGCGCTGGTGGCGCGGATCACCCACGTCCGCGACGGACTGGGGTGGACCTGGGTGGTTCCCGGACCGCGCGGCAATCCACTGGTCAAGTCGAGCCGGGCGTACGAGCGGTACGCCACCTGCCAGAACGCGTTCCGGCGGTTCATGGCGCTGGTGGCCCGGATGTCCGATGCCGGGGCCGAGGCGCCCGGTGACGGCGGCGGGGGCGGTGGCGGCGATGGCGGTGCCGGAGACGGAGCCGGGGCCGCTTCCGGCGTCGGCTCCGGTGTCGGCTCCGGCGTCGGCTCGGGTGTCGGGTCGTGA
- a CDS encoding HAD family hydrolase, giving the protein MSDRPFDALLCDLDNVLRFYAYDEVARQERAAGLAPGSTAAIAFAPERDLPLLLGRIGREEWTAAIAAELAVRVPAGRAAGLARAFAYAPSRVDREVEGLLRRVRGRGVPLVLVTNATPWLDEDLDRLGLADLADHVVNSSRIGLAKPDPAVYALAVGLAGVPAGRCAFVDDSGANVEAARAAGLTAVHYRGAAGLRRLVAPVLGPTSAPAAGPVPGSTPSPVPGPVPAPGGVSGQAGGSIARRPGAAEDCMVIPPSTTRSWPVR; this is encoded by the coding sequence ATGAGTGACCGCCCGTTCGACGCCCTGCTGTGCGACCTGGACAACGTCCTCCGGTTCTACGCGTACGACGAGGTGGCCCGGCAGGAGCGGGCGGCCGGGCTGGCGCCCGGGAGCACCGCGGCGATCGCCTTCGCCCCCGAGCGGGACCTGCCGCTGCTGCTGGGACGGATCGGGCGGGAGGAGTGGACGGCCGCGATCGCGGCGGAGCTGGCCGTCCGGGTTCCGGCCGGGCGGGCGGCCGGGCTGGCGCGGGCGTTCGCGTACGCGCCGTCCCGGGTGGACCGGGAGGTGGAGGGGCTGCTGCGGCGGGTCCGTGGGCGCGGCGTCCCGCTGGTGCTGGTCACCAACGCGACGCCGTGGCTCGACGAGGACCTCGACCGGCTGGGGCTGGCCGACCTCGCGGACCACGTCGTCAACAGCTCCCGGATCGGCCTGGCCAAGCCCGACCCCGCGGTCTACGCGCTGGCGGTCGGGTTGGCGGGCGTCCCGGCCGGCCGCTGCGCCTTCGTCGACGACAGCGGCGCCAACGTCGAGGCGGCCCGTGCCGCCGGGCTGACGGCCGTGCACTACCGGGGCGCCGCCGGCCTGCGGCGGCTGGTCGCCCCGGTGCTCGGTCCGACATCCGCTCCGGCGGCCGGGCCGGTGCCCGGTTCGACACCCAGCCCGGTGCCCGGTCCGGTGCCCGCCCCGGGGGGAGTGAGCGGTCAGGCGGGCGGGAGCATCGCGCGGCGGCCCGGGGCGGCGGAGGACTGCATGGTCATTCCGCCGTCCACGACCAGGAGTTGGCCGGTCAGGTAG
- a CDS encoding LacI family DNA-binding transcriptional regulator: MSAAELEPDPAPTLSEIARAAGVSAPTVSKVLNGRADVAPATRAKVEEILRRTGYQRRRSTASPSRLLDLVFHQLDSAWAMEVIRGVENVARAEGLSVVLSESAGRLTPGQTWVDGVLARRPAGVVLVLSELDAAQRDQLTSRDIPFVVLDPAGDPAEGVPAVGTGNWQGGLAATRHLLDLGHRRIGMISGPSGMMCSRARVDGYRTALGTARLPVDPELIVEGNFHHEAGYAAAHALLTRPDRPTAIFAGNDLQALGVYEAARELGLRVPEDLSVVGFDDLPLARWVGPPLTTVRQPLIEMAETAARLAIGLGRGEQPTATRVDLATSLVVRTSTAPPPAGA; encoded by the coding sequence ATGAGCGCTGCAGAACTCGAACCCGACCCCGCACCGACCCTGTCGGAGATCGCCCGGGCGGCCGGCGTCTCGGCGCCGACAGTTTCGAAGGTGCTGAACGGCCGGGCCGACGTCGCACCCGCGACCCGGGCCAAGGTCGAGGAGATCCTGCGCCGCACCGGCTACCAGCGCCGGCGGAGCACCGCGTCGCCGTCCCGGTTGCTCGACCTGGTCTTCCACCAGCTCGACAGCGCCTGGGCGATGGAGGTGATCCGCGGGGTGGAGAACGTCGCCCGGGCCGAGGGCCTGAGCGTGGTGCTGTCCGAGTCCGCCGGGCGGCTCACCCCGGGGCAGACCTGGGTGGACGGCGTGCTGGCCCGCCGCCCGGCCGGCGTGGTGCTGGTGCTGTCCGAGCTGGACGCCGCCCAGCGCGACCAACTCACCAGCCGGGACATCCCGTTCGTGGTGCTCGACCCGGCCGGCGACCCGGCCGAGGGGGTGCCCGCCGTCGGCACCGGCAACTGGCAGGGCGGCCTGGCCGCCACCCGTCACCTGCTCGACCTCGGCCACCGCCGGATCGGGATGATCTCCGGCCCGTCCGGCATGATGTGCAGCCGCGCCCGGGTCGACGGCTACCGCACAGCGCTGGGGACGGCCCGGCTGCCGGTCGACCCGGAGCTGATCGTCGAGGGCAACTTCCACCACGAGGCCGGGTACGCCGCGGCCCACGCCCTGCTGACCCGCCCCGACCGGCCGACCGCGATCTTCGCGGGCAACGACCTCCAGGCCCTCGGCGTGTACGAGGCCGCCCGCGAACTCGGCCTGCGGGTGCCGGAGGACCTCTCGGTGGTCGGCTTCGACGACCTGCCGCTGGCCCGCTGGGTCGGCCCGCCGCTCACCACCGTGCGCCAGCCGCTGATCGAGATGGCCGAGACGGCGGCCCGGCTCGCCATCGGGCTCGGCCGCGGCGAACAGCCCACCGCGACCCGGGTCGACCTCGCCACCAGCCTGGTCGTCCGGACCAGCACCGCCCCGCCGCCCGCCGGGGCCTGA
- a CDS encoding UbiX family flavin prenyltransferase, whose protein sequence is MRLIVGMTGATGAVLGVRLLERLAANPEVETHLVLSRWARATVELETGRTVRELSALAEVVHGPDDQGAAISSGSFRTDGMVVVPCSMKTLAGIRAGWAEGLVGRAADVVLKERRPLVLVPRETPLSEIHLENMLALARMGVRIVPPMPAFYHRPSTVEELVDHLVARILDQLDLPDPGARRWSGMRAARAAHLP, encoded by the coding sequence ATGCGACTGATCGTCGGGATGACCGGCGCGACCGGCGCCGTCCTCGGGGTGCGGCTGCTGGAGCGGCTGGCGGCGAACCCGGAGGTGGAGACCCACCTGGTGCTGAGCCGCTGGGCCCGGGCCACCGTCGAACTGGAGACCGGCCGGACGGTGCGCGAGCTGTCCGCGCTGGCCGAGGTGGTGCACGGGCCGGACGACCAGGGGGCGGCGATCTCCTCGGGGTCGTTCCGGACCGACGGGATGGTGGTCGTGCCGTGCAGCATGAAGACGCTGGCCGGGATCCGGGCCGGCTGGGCGGAGGGCCTGGTCGGCCGGGCGGCGGACGTGGTGCTGAAGGAGCGCCGTCCGCTGGTGCTGGTGCCCCGGGAGACACCGCTGAGCGAGATCCACCTGGAGAACATGCTGGCGCTGGCCCGGATGGGCGTCCGGATCGTCCCGCCGATGCCCGCGTTCTACCACCGTCCTTCCACCGTCGAGGAGTTGGTGGACCACCTGGTGGCCCGGATCCTCGACCAGCTCGACCTCCCCGACCCCGGCGCCCGCCGCTGGTCCGGCATGCGCGCGGCCCGCGCGGCCCACCTCCCCTGA
- a CDS encoding helix-turn-helix transcriptional regulator: MSRNGQPVARTPLVADFPFPTTPGGPPGIEVTDPAGWSARLARLGVPASDSPVRPSFHLLVTVRHGALRCLVDLTECRIDPGHWLWVRPGQVLRILDLGAGPGAEAGPEAGAAADAVFVLFQASFLDPATVAAARLDRRAWRLPLLPAPAARPAVERTLELLEDEYRELRDLPLEVHVEVVRHLLAVLVLRLSHLPGGERRRTPGDETFRRFRQAVEADHPRTHRVEDYAARLGYSVRTLTRATLAATGHGAKAFIDDRLVLEAKRLLLHSDSTTATIADRLGFPATTVFTRFFHHRTGETPAAFRSRARITPPPGEG, encoded by the coding sequence ATGAGCAGAAACGGACAGCCTGTCGCCCGGACGCCGCTGGTCGCCGACTTCCCCTTCCCCACCACCCCCGGCGGCCCGCCCGGCATCGAGGTCACCGACCCGGCCGGCTGGAGCGCCCGGCTGGCCCGCCTCGGCGTCCCCGCCTCGGACAGCCCCGTCCGCCCGTCCTTCCACCTGCTGGTCACCGTCCGGCACGGCGCCCTGCGCTGCCTGGTCGACCTGACCGAGTGCCGGATCGACCCCGGCCACTGGCTCTGGGTCCGCCCCGGGCAGGTGCTCCGCATCCTCGACCTGGGGGCGGGGCCGGGGGCTGAGGCGGGGCCGGAAGCCGGGGCGGCCGCCGACGCCGTGTTCGTCCTCTTCCAGGCCAGCTTCCTCGACCCCGCGACGGTCGCCGCCGCCCGCCTCGACCGCCGTGCCTGGCGCCTGCCGCTGCTCCCCGCGCCCGCGGCCCGCCCGGCGGTGGAGCGCACGCTGGAACTGCTGGAGGACGAGTACCGCGAGCTGCGCGACCTCCCGCTGGAGGTCCACGTCGAGGTGGTCCGCCACCTGCTGGCCGTCCTGGTGCTGCGGCTCTCCCACCTGCCCGGCGGCGAGCGGCGGCGGACGCCCGGCGACGAGACCTTCCGCCGCTTCCGGCAGGCCGTCGAGGCCGACCACCCGCGCACCCACCGGGTCGAGGACTACGCGGCCCGCCTCGGCTACAGCGTCCGCACCCTCACCCGCGCCACCCTCGCCGCGACCGGCCACGGCGCCAAGGCGTTCATCGACGACCGCCTCGTCCTGGAGGCGAAACGCCTCCTCCTGCACAGCGACTCCACCACCGCCACCATCGCCGACCGCCTCGGCTTCCCCGCCACCACCGTCTTCACCCGCTTCTTCCACCACCGCACCGGCGAGACCCCGGCCGCCTTCCGCTCCCGCGCCCGGATCACCCCGCCGCCGGGGGAGGGCTGA
- a CDS encoding SDR family NAD(P)-dependent oxidoreductase encodes MERLKDKVAVITGAGSGIGRAAAELMAAQGALVVAADYDGAAAEETARLVEAAGRHALPLTVDVTDEHSLEELFATAVREFGTLDVLCNHVGGTDPRRDLDLLRMDFEEFDRAVARNVRSTLIGTRLALPHLIRAGGGSVINTASVAALVGDVTQTAYGAVKAAVVSITKSVAVQYGPQGVRCNAIAPGAVLTPALRDNLPQSVIDALLAGNALPYLGEPEDIAHTMVFLASDESRYLTGQLLVVDGGMTMQSSAAPGRRAMLPPA; translated from the coding sequence ATGGAACGCCTCAAGGACAAGGTCGCGGTGATCACCGGCGCCGGCAGCGGCATCGGCCGCGCCGCCGCCGAACTGATGGCCGCCCAGGGCGCCCTGGTGGTCGCCGCCGACTACGACGGCGCGGCCGCCGAGGAGACCGCCCGCCTGGTCGAGGCGGCCGGCCGGCACGCCCTGCCGCTCACCGTCGACGTCACCGACGAGCACTCCCTGGAGGAGCTGTTCGCCACCGCCGTCCGCGAGTTCGGCACCCTCGACGTGCTCTGCAACCACGTCGGCGGCACCGATCCGCGCCGCGACCTCGACCTGCTGCGGATGGACTTCGAGGAGTTCGACCGCGCCGTCGCCCGCAACGTCCGCTCCACCCTGATCGGCACCCGGCTCGCCCTGCCGCACCTGATCCGGGCCGGCGGCGGCTCCGTCATCAACACCGCCTCGGTCGCCGCCCTGGTCGGCGACGTCACCCAGACCGCGTACGGCGCGGTCAAGGCCGCGGTGGTCAGCATCACCAAGTCGGTCGCCGTGCAGTACGGCCCGCAGGGCGTGCGCTGCAACGCGATCGCCCCCGGCGCCGTCCTCACCCCGGCGCTGCGCGACAACCTCCCGCAGTCGGTGATCGACGCGCTGCTGGCCGGCAACGCCCTGCCCTACCTCGGCGAACCGGAGGACATCGCCCACACCATGGTGTTCCTCGCCTCCGACGAGTCCCGCTACCTGACCGGCCAACTCCTGGTCGTGGACGGCGGAATGACCATGCAGTCCTCCGCCGCCCCGGGCCGCCGCGCGATGCTCCCGCCCGCCTGA
- a CDS encoding UbiD family decarboxylase, with the protein MSAPSTPTPTPTPAPAPAPALDFRAFVDRLLADGDAVAVRRPVDPHLEVGAVTRRVYETAAPAPLFTALTAGAPGCRILGAPAGLNRDPDARYGRLAAHVGLGRTAGAREIVERLVAAMHAEPVPPRLVATGPCKQNVLTGGQVDLERFPVPLLHAEDGGRYLGTYGFHIVRTPDGSWTSWSVARTMLRDATSLVGPVMPQQHVGLVREQWLRRGERMPWAMVLGAPPAALAAAGMPLPAGVSEDGYVGALAGAPVEVVRAETNDLLVPANSEIVLEGWVEVEELAAEGPMGEYHGYAFPEGKAQPVFHVEAVTFRDDPVLPVCAAGLPPEENHTVWGTMISAAALDVLRRAGLPVDFAWCSYEAATCWIVVAVERARRAELALADDELAELIGETLFASHAGWLVPKVIVVDDDIDVTDVSQVVWALATRHHPQTGTRLYPETPGIPMVPYLTAAEAKAGRGGKSVTNCLLPQGFRGRTASFTGSFPAELRQRVLDDWTAYGFPAA; encoded by the coding sequence ATGTCCGCACCCAGCACCCCCACTCCCACTCCCACTCCCGCACCCGCACCCGCACCCGCCCTCGACTTCCGCGCCTTCGTCGACCGCCTGCTCGCCGACGGCGACGCGGTGGCCGTGCGCCGCCCGGTCGACCCGCACCTGGAGGTCGGCGCGGTCACCCGCCGGGTGTACGAGACCGCCGCGCCCGCGCCGCTGTTCACCGCGCTGACCGCCGGCGCGCCGGGCTGCCGGATCCTCGGCGCGCCGGCCGGCCTGAACCGCGATCCGGACGCCCGCTACGGCCGGCTCGCGGCGCACGTCGGCCTGGGGCGGACGGCGGGGGCGCGGGAGATCGTGGAGCGGCTGGTCGCGGCGATGCACGCGGAGCCGGTGCCGCCGCGGCTGGTCGCGACCGGGCCGTGCAAGCAGAACGTGCTGACCGGCGGGCAGGTGGACCTGGAGCGCTTCCCGGTGCCGCTGCTGCACGCGGAGGACGGCGGCCGCTACCTCGGTACCTACGGGTTCCACATCGTCCGTACCCCGGACGGGAGTTGGACCAGCTGGTCGGTAGCCAGGACGATGCTGCGGGACGCCACCAGCCTGGTCGGCCCGGTCATGCCGCAGCAGCACGTCGGCCTGGTGCGCGAGCAGTGGCTGCGGCGCGGCGAGCGGATGCCGTGGGCGATGGTGCTGGGCGCGCCGCCGGCCGCGCTGGCCGCGGCCGGGATGCCGCTGCCGGCCGGGGTGAGCGAGGACGGCTACGTGGGGGCGCTGGCCGGAGCGCCGGTGGAGGTGGTCCGGGCGGAGACCAACGACCTGCTGGTGCCCGCCAACTCCGAGATCGTGCTGGAGGGTTGGGTGGAGGTCGAGGAACTCGCCGCGGAGGGCCCGATGGGCGAGTATCACGGCTACGCCTTCCCGGAGGGCAAGGCGCAGCCGGTCTTCCACGTCGAGGCGGTCACCTTCCGGGACGACCCGGTGCTGCCGGTCTGCGCGGCCGGCCTGCCGCCGGAGGAGAACCACACCGTCTGGGGGACGATGATCTCGGCGGCGGCGCTGGACGTGCTGCGCCGGGCGGGCCTGCCGGTGGACTTCGCCTGGTGCTCGTACGAGGCGGCGACCTGCTGGATCGTGGTCGCGGTCGAGCGCGCCCGGCGCGCCGAACTCGCACTGGCGGACGACGAGTTGGCGGAGCTGATCGGCGAGACGCTGTTCGCCTCGCACGCGGGCTGGCTGGTCCCGAAGGTGATCGTGGTGGACGACGACATCGACGTCACGGACGTCTCCCAGGTGGTCTGGGCGCTGGCCACCCGCCACCACCCGCAGACCGGCACCCGGCTCTACCCGGAGACCCCCGGCATCCCGATGGTCCCGTACCTGACCGCCGCCGAGGCGAAGGCGGGCCGCGGCGGCAAGTCGGTCACCAACTGCCTGCTCCCGCAGGGGTTTCGGGGCCGCACCGCGTCCTTCACCGGCTCCTTCCCGGCCGAACTGCGGCAGCGGGTGCTGGACGACTGGACGGCGTACGGCTTCCCCGCCGCCTGA